A region of the Rhodothermus bifroesti genome:
CCTCTAGCTCCTCTTGCATAGGCGTGAGGTCGACCACAAATACGCGTTCACGACGACCTACCTGTGGGGCAGCCAAGCCAATGCCTGAAGCCGCATGCATGGTTTCCACCATGTCGTCGAGTAACTGCTGCAATTCCGGCGAATCGGCCTGAACTGGCTGCGTGCGTTCTCTAAGGATAGGATCGCCGTAAATATGAATCGGCAACACCATAGCGCTTTTGTTGGATTAACGCATGGGGGTTATTCGGCCAAAGGCGCGTTGGGTTCCTGCCGAGCCAGATACTCTTGCAAAAGCAGCGCAGCAGCCATCTGGTCGATGCGCCCCCGATCGCGGCGCTTTTTACCGGAGCTGCCTACTTCGCGCAAACGCACACGAGCTAGTTCTGAGGTGTAACGCTCATCCCAGCGCACAATAGGCACGTCCGGCAGCAGGCGTTCAAGACGCCGAATAAATCGAGCCACTTCCGCGGTAGCTTCGCCCTCCGTTCCTTGAGCCGTTAGTGGCCAACCGATAACCAGCGTAGCAATGCCTTCACGGTCATGCAGCGCTTGAAGCACCCGCAATGCCTCTTCTGGCGGATAGGTACCATAGGGCTGAGCAAACAGACGCAGCGGATCCGACACAGCCAATCCAACCCGCTTACGGCCATAGTCAACCGCTACAATTCGTGGGGGCGTTGGGTGCAGCATGGCTAGTAGCTTTTAAAAACAAAGCGCGGACGGGCCTAGGGTCCGTCCGCGTGCACAGGGACAAGATCGCGCCATCACCTAGCGACGCGCGCCGTTTTTTTCGGCCGCTTGGCTTGCCAACAACTTATCGGCACTACCTTCTGGGATCTCGTAGTTGAGCTCTACCAGCGGCCGCTGAAGTACCTGCTTTAGGCGTTTGCTTGGCTTAAAGTGCGTCTTACGCCGGCTAGGAATAAAGACGGTCTCGTTTGTTTTGGGATTCCGTGCTTTCGGCTTGGCACGGGTCTTTTTGACCTCAAACACCCCAAAGTCCCGCAGTTCAATGCGCACTTCTGGATCAGCCTCTTCCAGCAACTGCGCTACAGCTTCAATGACGGTATTTACCCACGGCTCGCACTTATAGATGGGCTCTCCCATCAGCTGAGCGACCCGACGCGCAACATCTTTCTTGGTCAATGTCGGCATGCGTTGTGTCATAGCCAGCAACTCCTTAAGGTGAACAGATCTTTTCTCAAACACACCTGCCTTTCAGCGATTCCTCTGCAATTGGCAGGCTGCCCTGATCCGTGGGGGCATTTTATTAAATCACGAAGGCTTTTGCAAAAGAAAACGATAGGGCATCATCGAATTTTTTAAGGACTTGGTCTATTCTTCGAATCGGTAAACCCCATAGATGCCCTCGATACGCTTAATCCGTTCAATGAGACGGCGCAAATGCTCTAGGTCGCTGACGTAGAGCACAATCGTTCCTTCAAATACCCCATCTTCGGAATCCACCGTAATCGAGCGAATGTTGGTTTTTAGGCTTTTAGAAATCACGGTGGTGATATCGCTGACAATACCCACCCGATCTTCACCCATGACGCGCAGCGCAGCCAAAAACTGCACGTCCTTCTGCCGGCTCCACTCTACAGGCACAATGCGGTCTGCGTGATGCAAAAGCAGGTAGGGGGCATTTTTGCAGTTTACGCGATGAATCTTGATAGCCCCACTGCGGCTGACGTAACCAAAGACCTCATCTCCCGGGATAGGATTGCAGCAAGAAGCATACGACGTAACGATATCGGTATGCAGCTCTCCGTCGATTTTCAGGGCAGGCTGCCCAGCCTCCTTGGCGGTATCTAGAAAGCTTTCATACTGCAGGCGCAAAGCAGGCTCTTGAACCGTGCTATCCTCAGCAGTGGATTCTCCAGAGCGCAACACCTTGACCAGCTCATCTGCCTCAAACAGACCAGTGCCCAACTCATAGAACAACTGTTGCAGCGAGGGGAACTTGAGCCGGTGAGCAGCACGCTGCAGTTGCCGCTCGTCAACCTCTAAGCCAAGCCGTTTGATTTTCTTCTCCCAGAGTTCCTTGCCCAATTCGATCGCCTTGCGGCGCTGTTCGTTGATCCAGTGGCGAATATGGCTGCGCGCCTTTTGGGTAACGACAAACTTCATCCAATCGGGATTGGGCGTCTGTTTTTTCGAGGTGATAATTTCCACTTGGTCCCCGCTTTTGAGCTTGTAGGACAGCGGCACCAGTTTGCCATTGACCTTGGCCCCAATGCAGTGCAACCCTACTTCTGTGTGCACCCGAAAGGCAAAATCGACCGGCGTAGCTCCTTGAGGAAGGCTGAGCACATCGCCTTTAGGAGTAAAGACGTAAATCTCCTCATCGTACAGGTTCAATCGAAATTCATTAACAAACTCGGTAGCCTGATCTGGTTTAGGGTTTTCAAGGATCTCCTGCACCCAGCGCAGCCATTGGTCCATTTTAGGATCAACTTCTTCGATCCCTTCCTTGTAGCGCCAGTGCGCGGCCACGCCGCGTTCGGCGACTTCGTGCATTTCTTGCGTGCGGATCTGCACCTCTACCTTGCGACCTTCTGGCCCCAGCACGGTGGTATGCAAGCTCTGGTAGCCGTTAGACTTGGGGACCGAGATAAAGTCGCGAAACCGTTCCGGAAGGGGTTTGTACAGGTCGGTTACGATCGAATAAGCCCGCCAGCAGTCTTCTTTACCTTTTCGGCCTGTCGTTTTGAGTACGATGCGGATGGCAAACAAATCGTAGATTTCCTCAAGCGGCTTGTTTTGCCGCTTCATTTTACGGTAGATCGAGTAGATATTCTTGGGCCGGCCGTAAATGTCAAACTCCAGCCCAGCCTCTTGTAGGCGCTGCTTGAGTGGCTCAATAAAGCGCTGAATATAGGCTTCCCGCTCGCGCTTTGATTCGTTTAAGCCGCGTACAATAGCATAATACTCTTCAGGCTGAAGCACCTTGAGCGCGAGGTCTTCTAGCTCACTTTTGAGCTTAAAAAGGCCAAAGCGATGGGCCAGGGGAGCAAACAGCTCTAAGGTCTCCGTGGCAATCTTTAAGCGTTTAGGTGGTGGCAGCACTTCAATGGTGCGCATATTGTGAAGCCGGTCGGCGAACTTGACCAGAATTACGCGAATGTCTTCGGCCATAGAAAGCATCAATTTGCGGACGTTTTCGGCCTGGCCAAGCTCGCGTGAGGCAAAAACACCCTGGATCTTGGTCAATCCGTCGATGATAGTCCCCATGGTTTCGCCGAACTCCTCGCGGATGAATTCCAGCGAGAGGTCGGAGTCTTCCACAACGTCGTGCAGCAGTGCTGCCGCAACGCTGACGTCATCAAAGCTGATGTCTTCTGCAACAATCTGCGCAACGGCAAGGGGATGGAGAATATAAGGTTCGCCTGTAATGCGTCGGTGATCTCGGTGTGCCCAGAAGCTCACGCGAAAAGCCCGGCGAATCAGGTCTTCATCAACGCGGGGAAGATGGGCCCGGCAAGTTTCTAGTAGGGCTTCTAGGCGTTCCTGATACTCCGGCGGGATATTCAGGTCAGCCCCCTTTAGGACGGTCGACGTTTGAATCATGGGCATTGTAGGCTTGGGTTCCCATCCCCGAGGCATTCTTTTTATTAAGTTAAAGTACGGGGCTGGCTACCAGTTCCGGTAACAAAAAAAGCGCCATCCCTACGGAATGGCGCTTTAGGCGTGAGGAGGTGCTGCCTATAGCCTTTAGGCCTCGTCTTTTTTATCAGGTTCGTCTTCTTGGGGCGTCTGTGCCGCAGATTTATCAGCAGTTTCCGAAGCCGCTGTTGCGGGTTCCGCTTGCGTGACGCGCTGGCTACGACCGCGCCCGCGACGCGTGCGCTTGCGTGCTTTGCGCGCATCGGCAGGCTTAAGGTCATTGTAGTCGACCAGTTCGATAATGGCCATTTCAGCTCCGTCGCCTGGACGGTATCCGACGCGTACCACCCTTGTGTAGCCGCCTGGCCGATCGCCCACTTTCTCGGCAATCTCGCCAAAGAGTTCTTTAACGGCTTCCTTATCCTGCAAGTAGCGGAAGACTTCTCGGCGGTTGTGCGTGGTATCTTCCTTGGCCCGCGTAATGAGCGGCTCTATAAACTGGCGTAAGGCTTTGGCCTTGGCCAGCGTGGTACGGATGCGCTTGTGACGAATCAAGGCGCAAGAAAGGGCCGCCAACGTCGCCCGTCGGTGCCCGTAGGTCCGCCCTAGTTTAAATCCTTTCTTATGATGTCTCATGGCCTTACGCGCTTATTTCGGCCAGCGCCGGTTTAGCTCTTCGCTTCTTCCAGATATTTGTCCACGTCCATGCCAAAGTGCAGGCCACGCTCTTCGAGGACCTGAATGAGCTCTTGGAGCGACTTACGGCCGAAGTTCCGGAACTTGAGCATTTCCGATTCTTGCCGCCGCACCAGGTCGCCGATCGTGCGAATGTTGGCCGCCTTAAGGCAGTTGTGTGCACGCACCGAAAGGTCAAGCTCGTCAACTGGCTGCGAAAGCAGCTCCCGAATGCGCTGCACTTCGGCGTCGACTTCTTTTTTGACCACTTCAGGCTGCGGCTCGCTCTCCATTTTAATGAAGAGATTGATGTGGTCGCGCAGGATGGTAGCGGCCTGCACGAGCGCATCTTCTGGAGAGATGGAGCCATCGGTGGTGATTTCCAGCTCCAGCCGTTCGTATTCGATCTTCTGGCCTACACGGGTAGGTTTGATCGTGTAGCGCACGTTTTTGATCGGTGTAAAGATCGCGTCGATGGCAATAACGCCAATCGGATCCTCCGGTAGCTTGTTTTCCTCGGCCGGAACATAGCCGCGACCGCGCCCCATACGCAGCTCGACATTGAGCTGGGCATTCTCTGCCAGGGTGGCAATATAATGATCTGGATTGAGTACTTCGTAATGGCTGGTGGCTTCGCCGATGTCGCGCGCCGTCCACGTGCCTGGACCTTTAAGCGAAAGCCGAATGTTGGCGTCGATGCTTTCTTTCGCCTTGAAGCGGACGCCTTTGAGGTTCAGGATGATCTCAGAGACGTCCTCGGTAACGCCCGGAATGGTCGAAAACTCGTGCTGCACCCCATCGATTTTCACCGCTGTGATGGCCACTCCCGGCAATGAAGAAAGCAGCACGCGCCGCAGGGCATTGCCGATCGTAACACCGTAACCCCGCTCAAGCGGCTGAATCACAAAACGCCCGAACGTTTCGCTTGCCTCTTCCACCCGTACACCTTCGGGCAGTTGAACCATGTAGTTGCTCATGGTTAGTCAGATGGTTTATTTGCGGTCGTGAAAGCCCGAAGCCTCGAGCGCTTCGGTGCACGCCAGCGTTTTCGTCGACTACTTGGAGTAGAGCTCGACGATTAGATGTTCACGAATGTTTTCAGGTATGTCTTCCCGGTTGGGGTAGTCCAGAAACTTCCCCTGCATTTCCTTACGATCGATCTCAAGCCAAGGGAAGTTCCGGCGCAAACGCCTAAGGTTTTCTTGAATCACGGCGAGTTGCCGGCTCTTGGGACGCACAGCCACCACATCGCCCGGCCGAAGCTGGTAGGAAGGCACATTCACCACTTGGCCATTAACCAGAATGTGGCGATGCACGACAAGCTGTCGCGCCTGGCGGCGCGTCCGGGCAAATCCCATGCGGTAGACCGTATTGTCCAGACGCGCTTCCAGCATTTTGAGCAGCGTTTCGCCTGTAACGCCCTTTTTGCGCGTCGCCTTTTCAAAAAGGTTGCGGAATTGCCGCTCCAGCAGGCCGTAAATATGTTTGACCTTTTGCTTTTCTTTTAGCTGGACGGCATACTCGCTGTCCTTAGTGCGCCGGGTGCGCCCATGTTGTCCCGGGGGATATGGCTTACGCTCTAAGGCTTTACTAGGCCCAAAGATTGGCTCGCCAAAACGGCGGGCCACTTTCTGTTTGGGACCGCGATAACGGGCCATAGGTGTTCAGGTCTCGTTTGTCAGGTTAATGGATGAAGGACAAACGCACGTGCAACGCCTGTTGCGTTGCCGTGACCGGACTTATGCCCAAGTCTTACACACGGCGACGTTTGGGCGGCCGGCAGCCGTTGTGCGGCACAGGGGTAACATCACGGATCGTGAGCAACTCCAACCCTGCTGCGGCAAGCGCACGAATCGCCGACTCCCGGCCAGAACCAGGGCCTTTAACAAACACATCCACACGCCGCAGGCCCAAATCGTAGGCTTCCTTAGCGGCAGAAGTTGCGGCCATCTGGGCGGCAAACGGTGTGCCTTTGCGACTCCCCTTAAAACCTTCTTTACCGCCACTGGACCAGGCAATGGTGTTGCCGTATTGATCCGTGATCGTGACAATCGTATTGTTAAACGTCGACTGAATGTGCGCCTGCCCGTTCTGTTCAACAATGACGTTTTTCTTACGCGTCGATGTTCGCTGTTTTTTGGCCATGGCTGTGCTACGGGATTACTTCTTCGGAGCCTTCTTCTTCCCGGCCACGGTTTTGCGCGGCCCTTTCCGTGTGCGGGCATTGGTGCGCGTGCGCTGCCCACGCACAGGCAACCCCAACCGATGTCGAATGCCGCGGTAGCAGCCGATATCCATCAGCCGCTTAATGTTCATCTGCACTTCGGCTCGAAGCTGCCCTTCGACGACATATTCCTGTTCAATCAAACGCCGAATCTCCCGCGTCTGCTCTTCCGTCCAATCTTTGGGACGTGTGTTGGGATCTACCCCTACGCGGCCGAGAATCTCTCGCGCCCGCGCTTTTCCGATCCCGTAGATCGCCGTCAGCGCAATTTCTCCCCGTTTATGCAGGGGAATGTCAACACCTGCGATACGTGGCATACGTTCTACTCGGTTAAGCTCACCCTTGCCGTTGCTTATGGCGCGGGTTTTTCTTGTTGATCACATAAATCCGTCCCTTACGCCGCACAATCTTGTCGTCGGCACTACGCTTTTTTACGCTGGCACGTACTTTCATGGCAGTAACAAGGCTTAAAAGCAAGGCTGCATAAACGCCGAAGTAGCAGCCTAGGTTCGTGAACGTTTATTTATAACGGTATATAATGCGCCCTCGGGTTAGATCGTAGGGCGAAAGTTCAACCTTCACGCGATCTCCAGGCAAAATTTTGATATAATGCATGCGCATTTTGCCTGAAAGCACGCCCAGAATTTCGTGGCCGTTATCTAGGCGCACCCGAAACTGGGCATTGGGCAGTGCTTCAAGAACTTCACCGTCCTGTGTAATGGCTTTCTGTTTCGCCATGTAGGGAGGGTTGCAGGTTATAGGGAGCTTCAACGACGTCTTCGATATAGGCGAAGGTCGTTAACACCTCAGGTTTACCAGCACGTACAACGATCATGTGTTCGTAATGGGCCGAAGGCTGGCCATCAGCTGTGTAAACCGTCCATCCGTCTTCGCCAACACGCACCTCATACGTCCCCCGATTCACCATAGGTTCCAGGCACAAGGTCATCCCCACACGAAGCCGACGACCGGTGCCTGGACGCCCTACGTTAGGCACTTGGGGATCTTCGTGTAGGTTACGGCCAATGCCATGACCCACCAAGGCACGTACCACACCGTAGCCCGCGGCCTCACAGTGCCGCTGAATAGCATGGCTGATGTCGCCTACACGCTGTCCCGCTACCGCTTGCGCAATCCCTTTGTACAACGCCTCATAGGTAACGCGACAAAGGCGGATGTTCTCTGCGTCCAGCTCCCCTACCCCAAACGTATAGGCACTATCGCCATAGTACCCTCGATAGCGCACGCCACAATCGACCGATACCAAGTCACCTGGCTTTAAACGGTAATCGCCGGGAATGCCATGCACTACCTGATCGTTCACCGACACGCACAACGTGGCTGGATAGACCAACCGGCCTACCCGATAGCCCTTAAATGCAGGTTCTGCTCCCTGGGTGCGAATAAAATCTTCGGCGATCGCGTCCAGCTCTGCGGTTGTAACCCCTGGCCGGATGTAGCGCGCTACTGCGGCCAGCGTTCGCCCCACCAAATCGGCGCAGGCACGAAGGATATCAATTTCTTTTTCGGTTTTGATATGAATCATCGACCTGACCTTCTCAGAAGCGCCGCCCGCGCACACGCGTCCCTTTCATAAAGCCTTCGTAGTGCCGCATAAGCAGGTGACTTTCAACCTGCTGCAGCGTGTCGAGCATCACCCCTACAATGATCAGCAGGCTGGTTCCCCCGAAAAAGTGCGCAAAACCAGCTGTCACGCCTGCACGCA
Encoded here:
- the ruvX gene encoding Holliday junction resolvase RuvX, whose product is MLHPTPPRIVAVDYGRKRVGLAVSDPLRLFAQPYGTYPPEEALRVLQALHDREGIATLVIGWPLTAQGTEGEATAEVARFIRRLERLLPDVPIVRWDERYTSELARVRLREVGSSGKKRRDRGRIDQMAAALLLQEYLARQEPNAPLAE
- a CDS encoding HU family DNA-binding protein; this encodes MTQRMPTLTKKDVARRVAQLMGEPIYKCEPWVNTVIEAVAQLLEEADPEVRIELRDFGVFEVKKTRAKPKARNPKTNETVFIPSRRKTHFKPSKRLKQVLQRPLVELNYEIPEGSADKLLASQAAEKNGARR
- a CDS encoding RelA/SpoT family protein, with protein sequence MIQTSTVLKGADLNIPPEYQERLEALLETCRAHLPRVDEDLIRRAFRVSFWAHRDHRRITGEPYILHPLAVAQIVAEDISFDDVSVAAALLHDVVEDSDLSLEFIREEFGETMGTIIDGLTKIQGVFASRELGQAENVRKLMLSMAEDIRVILVKFADRLHNMRTIEVLPPPKRLKIATETLELFAPLAHRFGLFKLKSELEDLALKVLQPEEYYAIVRGLNESKREREAYIQRFIEPLKQRLQEAGLEFDIYGRPKNIYSIYRKMKRQNKPLEEIYDLFAIRIVLKTTGRKGKEDCWRAYSIVTDLYKPLPERFRDFISVPKSNGYQSLHTTVLGPEGRKVEVQIRTQEMHEVAERGVAAHWRYKEGIEEVDPKMDQWLRWVQEILENPKPDQATEFVNEFRLNLYDEEIYVFTPKGDVLSLPQGATPVDFAFRVHTEVGLHCIGAKVNGKLVPLSYKLKSGDQVEIITSKKQTPNPDWMKFVVTQKARSHIRHWINEQRRKAIELGKELWEKKIKRLGLEVDERQLQRAAHRLKFPSLQQLFYELGTGLFEADELVKVLRSGESTAEDSTVQEPALRLQYESFLDTAKEAGQPALKIDGELHTDIVTSYASCCNPIPGDEVFGYVSRSGAIKIHRVNCKNAPYLLLHHADRIVPVEWSRQKDVQFLAALRVMGEDRVGIVSDITTVISKSLKTNIRSITVDSEDGVFEGTIVLYVSDLEHLRRLIERIKRIEGIYGVYRFEE
- the rplQ gene encoding 50S ribosomal protein L17 — encoded protein: MRHHKKGFKLGRTYGHRRATLAALSCALIRHKRIRTTLAKAKALRQFIEPLITRAKEDTTHNRREVFRYLQDKEAVKELFGEIAEKVGDRPGGYTRVVRVGYRPGDGAEMAIIELVDYNDLKPADARKARKRTRRGRGRSQRVTQAEPATAASETADKSAAQTPQEDEPDKKDEA
- a CDS encoding DNA-directed RNA polymerase subunit alpha, translated to MSNYMVQLPEGVRVEEASETFGRFVIQPLERGYGVTIGNALRRVLLSSLPGVAITAVKIDGVQHEFSTIPGVTEDVSEIILNLKGVRFKAKESIDANIRLSLKGPGTWTARDIGEATSHYEVLNPDHYIATLAENAQLNVELRMGRGRGYVPAEENKLPEDPIGVIAIDAIFTPIKNVRYTIKPTRVGQKIEYERLELEITTDGSISPEDALVQAATILRDHINLFIKMESEPQPEVVKKEVDAEVQRIRELLSQPVDELDLSVRAHNCLKAANIRTIGDLVRRQESEMLKFRNFGRKSLQELIQVLEERGLHFGMDVDKYLEEAKS
- the rpsD gene encoding 30S ribosomal protein S4; the encoded protein is MARYRGPKQKVARRFGEPIFGPSKALERKPYPPGQHGRTRRTKDSEYAVQLKEKQKVKHIYGLLERQFRNLFEKATRKKGVTGETLLKMLEARLDNTVYRMGFARTRRQARQLVVHRHILVNGQVVNVPSYQLRPGDVVAVRPKSRQLAVIQENLRRLRRNFPWLEIDRKEMQGKFLDYPNREDIPENIREHLIVELYSK
- the rpsK gene encoding 30S ribosomal protein S11 gives rise to the protein MAKKQRTSTRKKNVIVEQNGQAHIQSTFNNTIVTITDQYGNTIAWSSGGKEGFKGSRKGTPFAAQMAATSAAKEAYDLGLRRVDVFVKGPGSGRESAIRALAAAGLELLTIRDVTPVPHNGCRPPKRRRV
- the rpsM gene encoding 30S ribosomal protein S13, whose protein sequence is MPRIAGVDIPLHKRGEIALTAIYGIGKARAREILGRVGVDPNTRPKDWTEEQTREIRRLIEQEYVVEGQLRAEVQMNIKRLMDIGCYRGIRHRLGLPVRGQRTRTNARTRKGPRKTVAGKKKAPKK
- the ykgO gene encoding type B 50S ribosomal protein L36, yielding MKVRASVKKRSADDKIVRRKGRIYVINKKNPRHKQRQG
- the infA gene encoding translation initiation factor IF-1 — translated: MAKQKAITQDGEVLEALPNAQFRVRLDNGHEILGVLSGKMRMHYIKILPGDRVKVELSPYDLTRGRIIYRYK
- the map gene encoding type I methionyl aminopeptidase, whose amino-acid sequence is MIHIKTEKEIDILRACADLVGRTLAAVARYIRPGVTTAELDAIAEDFIRTQGAEPAFKGYRVGRLVYPATLCVSVNDQVVHGIPGDYRLKPGDLVSVDCGVRYRGYYGDSAYTFGVGELDAENIRLCRVTYEALYKGIAQAVAGQRVGDISHAIQRHCEAAGYGVVRALVGHGIGRNLHEDPQVPNVGRPGTGRRLRVGMTLCLEPMVNRGTYEVRVGEDGWTVYTADGQPSAHYEHMIVVRAGKPEVLTTFAYIEDVVEAPYNLQPSLHGETESHYTGR